A window of Neorhizobium galegae bv. orientalis str. HAMBI 540 genomic DNA:
CCGGCCCGCATCACCTGCATTACACCGCGCTGCCCGACTGGGCTCAGACGCTCGGCATGGTCTTCTCGATCATGCTCTGGATGCCCTCCTGGGGCGGTATGATCAACGGCCTGATGACGCTCTCGGGCGCCTGGGACAAGATCCGCACCGACCCGATCGTCCGCATGATGATCATCGCCATCGCCTTCTATGGCATGTCGACCTTCGAGGGTCCGATGATGTCGATCAAGGCCGTCAATTCGCTCAGCCATTATACGGACTGGACGATCGGCCACGTGCATTCCGGCGCACTCGGCTGGGTCGGCATGATCACCTTCGGTGCCGTCTACTATATGACGCCCAAGCTCTGGAACCGCGAGCGTCTCTATAGCCTCGACCTCGTCAACTGGCACTTCTGGCTCGCCACCCTCGGCATCGTCGTCTACGCCGCCGTCATGTGGGTCGCGGGCGTGCAACAGGGCCTGATGTGGCGCGAATACGACAACCAGGGTTTCCTCGTCTATTCCTTCGCGGAAACCGTCGCGGCGATGTTCCCCTACTACCTGCTGCGTGCGGTCGGCGGCGCCATGTATCTCGCTGGCGGGCTCATCATGGCCTTCAACGTCACCATGACCATCCTCGGTTACCAGCGGCAGGAGCGGGTTCGGGGCGGCGTCTCCCCCGCCGCTCTCCAGCCGGCCGAATAAGGAGGGATACCCATGTCCATTCTCGACAAACATCACTTCATCGAACGCAATGCGACCCTGCTCCTGGTCGGCTCGCTGCTCGTCGTCTCGATCGGCGGCATCGTGGAAATCGCACCCCTCTTCTATCTCGAAAACACCATCGAGAAGGTGGAAGGCATGCGGCCCTATTCGCCGCTCGAGCTGGCCGGGCGCGACATCTACATCCGCGAAGGCTGTTACGTCTGCCACAGCCAGATGATCCGCCCCTTCCGCGATGAGGTGGAGCGTTACGGTCACTACAGTCTGGCGGCCGAATCCATGTACGACCACCCGTTCCAGTGGGGATCGAAACGCACAGGGCCCGACCTTGCCCGCGTCGGTGACCGCTATTCGAACGAATGGCACGTGCAGCATCTGACCGAACCGCGCGACGTCGTTCCAGAATCGGTGATGCCGAGCTATTCCTTCCTCAAGACGACGCCGCTCAAGATCGTTGACGTTTCCATGGATCTGAAGGCGAACCGCGCCGTCGGCGTCCCCTATTCGGACGAGATGATCGCGAGCGCCAAGGCGGATCTGTCCGACCAGGCGGATCCGAATGCCGACACATCCGGTCTGCTTGCCCGCTATCCCAAGGCCAAGGTCGGCGATTTCGACGGTAACGCCCAGAGCCTCACCGAAATGGACGCGCTGGTCGCCTATCTGCAGATGCTCGGCACGCTGGTCGATTTCTCGACCTATGACGATGCCGCCGGTTACCGCTGAAGGGACAGGATGATGGAATTCTACACGGCCATGCGCCATTTCGCCGATAGCTGGGGTCTGCTCGCCATGACCCTGTTCTTCCTCGGCGTTCTCGTCTTCACCTTGCGCCCCGGCGCGAAAGCCTCTGCAGACGAGGCCGCGCGGATCCCTCTGAAGGAGGATTGAACATGGCGGAAAAACATATCGACGAACTAAGCGGCATAGAGACCACCGGCCACGAGTGGGACGGCATCCGCGAACTCAACAACCCGCTGCCGCGCTGGTGGCTCTGGACCTTCTACGCCTGTATCCTGTGGGCGATCGGTTATGCGATTGCCTATCCGTCCATTCCTCTCCTCACCAATGCGACAAAAGGCCTGCTCGGATATTCGAGCCGCGCCGAGTTTGCCGCCGATCTCGACGGTGCGAAGATCGCCCAGGGCGGCATCCTGGAGAAAATTTCGACCTCTTCGCTGGAAGACATCGTCGCCGATCCGCAGCTCAGCCAGTTCGCAACGGCCGGCGGCGCAGCAGCTTTCCGCGTCAACTGCACCCCGTGTCACGGCACGGGTGCGACCGGCGGACGGGGTTATCCCAACCTCAACGACGACGACTGGCTTTGGGGTGGTGATATCAACGCCCTCTACCAGACGATCGCCCACGGCATCCGCGATCCCGCCGACGGGGAGACCCGCATCTCCGAAATGCCGGCCTTTACCGACATGTTGAAGCCGGACGAGGTGCGCCAGGTCGCCGCCTACGTGGTGGGCCTTACCGGAACCCCGCGCGATCCATCGATGGTCGAGCCCGGAAAACAGCTCTTCGCCGACAACTGTGTCGCGTGCCACGGCGAAAAGGCCGAGGGCAAACGGGATCTCGGAGCGCCGAGCCTTGCCGACGCCATTTGGCTGAAGGTTCACGGCGAAGCGGAGATTGCCAGACAGATCCAGGCCCCGAAACACGGCGTCATGCCAGCCTGGCAAGGCCGCCTCGGCGACGTGGCTGTCAAACAGCTTACCGTCTACATCCACTCGCTCGGCGGCGGGGAATAAGAATAAACGCTGCTCCGTTCGATCTGACGAGCGGCCGCCTGTCTGTCATCAGCGGGCGGCCGTTTTGTCACTCCGGCGCGGTTGACTTGTGTCAAGGAGTAGCCGTCCCCGGGATGAGAGAACATGGACCAAAGGAACTGGTCCCATGAATCTCTATACGTCCCCAGCGCTTGGCCCTAGCGACGCCTCCGTCGAACGGATCGATGTCCAGCCCGTGCATTCGCCGGGCAAGCCGCTTTACGAGAAGCGCAAGAAGATATTTCCAAAACGCGCCGAAGGGCGCTTCCGCCGCTTCAAATGGCTGGTGATGCTGATAACCCTCGGCATCTATTACCTCACTCCCTGGATCCGCTGGGACCGCGGTCCCTTCGCACCCGATCAAGCGGTGCTCGTCGATCTTGCAAGCCGTCGTTTCTATTTCTTCTTCATCGAAATCTGGCCGCAGGAATTTTTCTTCGTCGCAGGACTTCTGGTCATGGCCGGTTTCGGCCTTTTCCTGGTGACATCGGCCGTTGGTCGCGCCTGGTGCGGTTATGCCTGTCCGCAGACGGTCTGGGTCGACCTTTTCCTGGTCGTCGAGCGGTTCTTCGAGGGCGACCGCAATGCCCGCATCAAGCTCGACGCCGCGCCGTGGAGCCTCGACAAGTTTTGGAAGCGCGTCGCCAAGCACGCCACATGGCTGGCGATCGCGGTTGCGACGGGCGGCGCCTGGATCTTCTATTTCGCCGATGCGCCCTCGCTCGCCTTCGATTTCGTCACCGGCCAGGCGGCGCTGGTCGCCTATTCGACCGTGGCCACCCTGACGGCCACGACCTACGTGCTCGGCGGGCTGTTGCGCGAACAGGTCTGCATCTACATGTGCCCCTGGCCGCGCATCCAGGCCGCCATGCTGGACGAGAGCTCGCTGGTCGTCACCTATAACGACTGGCGCGGCGAGCCGCGCAGCCGCCATGCCAAGAAGGCGGCAGCAGCCGGACAGCCGGTCGGCGATTGCGTCGACTGCAATGCCTGCGTGGCCGTCTGTCCCATGGGCATCGACATTCGCGAGGGGCAGCAGATGGCCTGCATCACCTGCGCGCTCTGCATCGACGCCTGCGACGGCGTCATGGACAAGATCGGCAAGCCGCGTGGCCTGATCGCCTATGCCACGCTCGATGAATACGACGCCAACATGGCGCTTGCCACAAACGGCGGCACGACGGCGATAGATCCGGTGCTGGTGCGCAATCCGGACGGTTCCTTTATCGACAAGGTCCGCCATTTCGACTGGAAGGTCATCCTCAGGCTGCGCACGCTGATCTATCTCGGCGTCTGGACAGCGGTCGGCCTCGGCCTCGTTTTCGCGCTCCTGTCGCGCGACCGGCTGGAGGTCAACGTGCTCCATGATCGCAACCCGCAATTCGTGCTGGAATCGGACGGTTCCATCCGCAACGGCTACACGATCCGGCTGCTCAACATGATCCCGGAGCCGCGCACGATCCTCGTCTCGATGGAAGGCTTGCCCGAAGCGACGATGAAAATTTCCGGCATCACGGATGTTCCGGGCCGTCTTTTCGCGGTGCAGGTGGAGCCTGACAAGACGCTTGCCCTGAAGGTCTTCGTAACCCTGCCCAAGGGTGCCGTTTCCGCCGAGGCCGCCGATTTCCACTTCATCGCCGAGGACCGGTCGAGCCACGAAAAGGACAGCTATTCAGCGGTCTTCAACACACCGGGAGCCAGAAAATGAGCACGACGAAAATGAATACGATCCCAGCAAAAACCTTCGTCTTCACCGGCTGGCATATGGTCGGCGTGCTGGTGCTCTTCTTCGGCACCATCATCTCGGTCAATTTCTACATGGCCTATAACGCGGTCACCAGCTGGAGCGGACTGGTGGCGGAAAATACCTATGTCGCCAGCCAGCAGTTCAACGGCAAGGCGGCCGAGGCGCGGACGCTGACGGCGACGGGTGTCACCGGGCGCATCACCACCGACGGCTCCGATATTCGATACGAGGTCTTTCACCCGAAGAACGGGCCGGTCGCGGCCGATACGCTGACGCTCAAGTTCAAGCGACCGGTCGGCGAACACCAGGATTTCGAACTCGACCTCGTTCCCGTCGCCCAAGGGGTTTTCACGGCCACACACGAAATCCTGCCCGGCCATTGGATCGTCGATGCGAGCGCCATCAGGAACGGCAAGCGCATCCTGCATCAGGCCGAACGGATCGCCGTTTTGAGGAGGGCGGAATGAGCTGCTGCGCGCCCGGAGCCGAAGGATATTCGGGTCATTCGCTTCCGTCCTCTGAGGAATTGACGCTCTCCAGCCGGATGATCGGCCCCGGCCTGCGCCAGACCGATCTCAGCGTTCCGCAGGTCCATTGCGGCACCTGCATCGCGACGATCGAAAAGGCGCTCAATGCGCTGCCATCCGTCGAGCGGGCGCGGGTCAATCTTTCCACGAAGCGTGTTTCGATCGTCTGGCGGGAGAAGGCCGGAGACGACGACACGGATCCGGTCGAACTGGTCAGGGCCATCGTCGATGCCACCGGCTACGATGCACATCTTTTCTCGAATGCCGAGGAGGTCGGCGAAAAGCTGCAGCGCGACCTGATCCGCGCTGTCGCCCTTTGTGGCTTCGCGGCAGCCAACATCATGCTGCTCTCGGTCTCTGTATGGTCGGGCGCCGATGCCTCGACCCGCGATATGTTCCATTGGATATCGGCGTTTATCGCCGCGCCGGCGCTGATCTATGGCGGCCGTTTCTTCTATCAATCCGCCTGGAATGCGCTCAGCCGCGGCCGGACCAATATGGACGTGCCGATCGCGCTCGCCATTACGCTCTCTTATGCGGTGTCGCTCTGGGAAACCATGCATCACGGCGAACAGGCCTGGTTTGATGCCACTGTCTCGCTCCTGTTCTTCCTGCTGATCGGCCGCACGCTCGACCATGTCATGCGCGACCGGGCGCGGGCCGCGATCAGCGGTCTTGCGCGTCTGTCGCCCCGCGGCGCCACGATCATCGGTCCGGACGGCTCGCGTGAATATCGTCCCGTGGACGAAATCCGGCCGGGTGACCGGGTGGCGATCGCTGCCGGCGAGCGGGTGCCGGTGGACGGGTTCGTCGAGAGCGGCGCAAGCGACATCGACGTCTCCATCGTCAATGGCGAAAGCGCTCCAAGGCCGGTCCGCGTCGGGGACATCATACAGGCAGGAACGCTCAGCCTCACCGGTTCGCTGGTGCTGAAGGCGACGGCTGTCGCGAAGGATTCCTTCCTGTCCGAAATCATTTCGCTGATGGAGGCGGCCGAGGGTGGACGGGCGCGCTATCGTCGGATCGCCGACCGGGCAGCGCAATATTACTCTCCGGCCGTCCATCTTCTGGCGCTCACCGCCTTTCTTTCCTGGGGTTTCATCGGCGGCGACTGGAAGCACGCCATGCTGGTCGCCATCGCCGTGCTGATCATCACCTGCCCCTGCGCACTCGGCCTTGCCGTGCCGGTGGTGCAGGTGGTTGCAGCCGGCCGGCTGTTCCGGAACGGCATCATGGTCAAGGACGGTTCGGCCATGGAACGGCTTGCCGAAATCGACACCGTGTTATTCGACAAGACCGGCACGCTGACCCTCGGCCGGCCTCGGCTGCTGGAAGTCGAGCGGTTCGACAGGAAGCTGCTCGCCCTGGCGGCCGGGCTCGCCGTCCATTCGCGCCACCCTCTTTCGCAGACGCTCGCGACGGCGGTATCCGGCCCGGTCACGGTCTTCGAAACGGTCACCGAAATTCCCGGTCGGGGCCTGGAAGCGGTGACGCCGGCAGGCGTCTACCGCCTAGGCAACCGCCGCTTCGCCCTGTCGGTGCCGGATGACGGAAGCCCAGGCAATAGCGTGACCGAAACGGTTCTCTCGCTCGACGCCGAGGAGATCGCCACCTTCCGCTTCGACGATTCGCTTCGTCCCGGCGCCCTGGCCGCCACGGCATCCCTTGCGGCCAACGGTTTCGAGACGGGCATATTGTCCGGAGACCGGCGCCGGGTGGTTGCCGATCTTGCAACACGCCTCGGCCTCGAACATTGGCAGGCGGAGCTTTCGCCGAAACAGAAGGCGGAGTTCTGCACCTCGTTCGAGGCAAGCGGCCGCAAGGTGCTGATGGTCGGTGATGGCATCAATGACGCGCCGGCGCTCGCCGCAGCGCATGTCTCGATCGCGCCGGCGACGGCGGCGGATGTCGGCCGTCAGGCCGCCGACTTTGTGTTCATGCACGACAGCCTCGAAGCGGTGCCGCTGGCAATCGATATCTCGCGGCGCGCCGGCCGGTTGATCCGCGAGAATTTTGCGCTCGCCATCGGCTACAATGTTATCGCCGTGCCGATCGCTCTGGCCGGTTATGCGACGCCTCTGATTGCCGCCGTTGCCATGTCCACGTCCTCGATCATCGTCGTCGCCAACGCCCTCCGGCTCAGCGGATCGGCAAGCGCCGCCAAGGCCGAGGCGGCGCAGAGCAACGGCGAAACAAAAATTCCTCCCGGTAAGGCCCGCGTCGCATGAACATGCTGATCTATCTCATCCCGATCGCGCTTTTCCTCGGCGGTCTTGGCCTCTTCGCCTTTCTCTGGTCGCTGAAAAGCGGCCAGTACGACGACCTCGAAGGCGCCTCCTGGCGCGTGCTGCAGGACGACCCGCCGGAATGAATCAGGGATATTGAACAAGCGCAGGCCCCGATGCCTACGCAGCGAAGGCCTCTCAAGCATTGTCTCGGGCGATTGTCCAAAAAAAGGCTGCAGATGCAGCCTTTTGAAATCTAACTCAGTCCAGCAGTTCCCGAAGCCGCACCGCGAGCTCTCGGGCGGTATACGGCTTCTTTAGCCAGCTACCGGATTGGGCGAGCTCGCGTCCGGCGATCGCCGGTTCGGCGTAGCCGGAGGTAAACAGCACTTTCATGCCAGGCCGTCTTGTGCGCACTTCAGCCGCCAGTTCGTCGCCCGTCATCCCGCCTGGCATCACGATATCCGTGAAAAGAAGGTGGATGCCGTCGTGCTGGCCGAGCTGGTCCAGCGCTTCCTGGCCGTTCGAGGCCTCGATGACGCCGTAACCGAGCTGCGTCAGCCGGGACACGGCGATGCGCCGG
This region includes:
- a CDS encoding cation-translocating P-type ATPase, which gives rise to MSCCAPGAEGYSGHSLPSSEELTLSSRMIGPGLRQTDLSVPQVHCGTCIATIEKALNALPSVERARVNLSTKRVSIVWREKAGDDDTDPVELVRAIVDATGYDAHLFSNAEEVGEKLQRDLIRAVALCGFAAANIMLLSVSVWSGADASTRDMFHWISAFIAAPALIYGGRFFYQSAWNALSRGRTNMDVPIALAITLSYAVSLWETMHHGEQAWFDATVSLLFFLLIGRTLDHVMRDRARAAISGLARLSPRGATIIGPDGSREYRPVDEIRPGDRVAIAAGERVPVDGFVESGASDIDVSIVNGESAPRPVRVGDIIQAGTLSLTGSLVLKATAVAKDSFLSEIISLMEAAEGGRARYRRIADRAAQYYSPAVHLLALTAFLSWGFIGGDWKHAMLVAIAVLIITCPCALGLAVPVVQVVAAGRLFRNGIMVKDGSAMERLAEIDTVLFDKTGTLTLGRPRLLEVERFDRKLLALAAGLAVHSRHPLSQTLATAVSGPVTVFETVTEIPGRGLEAVTPAGVYRLGNRRFALSVPDDGSPGNSVTETVLSLDAEEIATFRFDDSLRPGALAATASLAANGFETGILSGDRRRVVADLATRLGLEHWQAELSPKQKAEFCTSFEASGRKVLMVGDGINDAPALAAAHVSIAPATAADVGRQAADFVFMHDSLEAVPLAIDISRRAGRLIRENFALAIGYNVIAVPIALAGYATPLIAAVAMSTSSIIVVANALRLSGSASAAKAEAAQSNGETKIPPGKARVA
- the ccoO gene encoding cytochrome-c oxidase, cbb3-type subunit II; protein product: MSILDKHHFIERNATLLLVGSLLVVSIGGIVEIAPLFYLENTIEKVEGMRPYSPLELAGRDIYIREGCYVCHSQMIRPFRDEVERYGHYSLAAESMYDHPFQWGSKRTGPDLARVGDRYSNEWHVQHLTEPRDVVPESVMPSYSFLKTTPLKIVDVSMDLKANRAVGVPYSDEMIASAKADLSDQADPNADTSGLLARYPKAKVGDFDGNAQSLTEMDALVAYLQMLGTLVDFSTYDDAAGYR
- the ccoG gene encoding cytochrome c oxidase accessory protein CcoG, whose translation is MNLYTSPALGPSDASVERIDVQPVHSPGKPLYEKRKKIFPKRAEGRFRRFKWLVMLITLGIYYLTPWIRWDRGPFAPDQAVLVDLASRRFYFFFIEIWPQEFFFVAGLLVMAGFGLFLVTSAVGRAWCGYACPQTVWVDLFLVVERFFEGDRNARIKLDAAPWSLDKFWKRVAKHATWLAIAVATGGAWIFYFADAPSLAFDFVTGQAALVAYSTVATLTATTYVLGGLLREQVCIYMCPWPRIQAAMLDESSLVVTYNDWRGEPRSRHAKKAAAAGQPVGDCVDCNACVAVCPMGIDIREGQQMACITCALCIDACDGVMDKIGKPRGLIAYATLDEYDANMALATNGGTTAIDPVLVRNPDGSFIDKVRHFDWKVILRLRTLIYLGVWTAVGLGLVFALLSRDRLEVNVLHDRNPQFVLESDGSIRNGYTIRLLNMIPEPRTILVSMEGLPEATMKISGITDVPGRLFAVQVEPDKTLALKVFVTLPKGAVSAEAADFHFIAEDRSSHEKDSYSAVFNTPGARK
- a CDS encoding FixH family protein, giving the protein MSTTKMNTIPAKTFVFTGWHMVGVLVLFFGTIISVNFYMAYNAVTSWSGLVAENTYVASQQFNGKAAEARTLTATGVTGRITTDGSDIRYEVFHPKNGPVAADTLTLKFKRPVGEHQDFELDLVPVAQGVFTATHEILPGHWIVDASAIRNGKRILHQAERIAVLRRAE
- the ccoS gene encoding cbb3-type cytochrome oxidase assembly protein CcoS, which codes for MNMLIYLIPIALFLGGLGLFAFLWSLKSGQYDDLEGASWRVLQDDPPE
- the ccoP gene encoding cytochrome-c oxidase, cbb3-type subunit III yields the protein MAEKHIDELSGIETTGHEWDGIRELNNPLPRWWLWTFYACILWAIGYAIAYPSIPLLTNATKGLLGYSSRAEFAADLDGAKIAQGGILEKISTSSLEDIVADPQLSQFATAGGAAAFRVNCTPCHGTGATGGRGYPNLNDDDWLWGGDINALYQTIAHGIRDPADGETRISEMPAFTDMLKPDEVRQVAAYVVGLTGTPRDPSMVEPGKQLFADNCVACHGEKAEGKRDLGAPSLADAIWLKVHGEAEIARQIQAPKHGVMPAWQGRLGDVAVKQLTVYIHSLGGGE
- a CDS encoding CcoQ/FixQ family Cbb3-type cytochrome c oxidase assembly chaperone, with product MEFYTAMRHFADSWGLLAMTLFFLGVLVFTLRPGAKASADEAARIPLKED